In Pararhizobium sp. A13, the genomic stretch CTCGAAGCCTCGGCGGATCTCGGTGCGAAACCCGTCTCGACTTTCTTTGGCATCACCCTGCCGCTGTCGCTTCCGGGCGTCATGACCGGCGTGGCGCTCGTCACCATCCTACTGCTCGGCGAATACCTGATCCCGCAGCTTCTCGGAGGCGGCAAGGTGTTCTTCATCGGCAATGCGCTGGTCGATCTCTTCTTGCAATCGCGCAACTGGCCCTTCGGCTCGGCAATCGCCGTGACTCTGGTGGTTGTCGTGGTGATCGTCCTTAGCGTCGCGATGCGGATCGCCTGGAAGATTTCCGGCTCCAGACAGGTGGACCTCGTCTGATGCGCGCGCTGGTCGCTTTCGTCTATCTGTTCCTCTACGCGCCGATCGCGCTGGTTGTGTTGTTTTCGTTCAACGCGGGACGCAGCGCCAGCGAGTTCACCGGCTTCTCCACGGCGTGGTATGGCAAGGCACTTGGAAACACGTTCCTCATCACCGCCCTGCAGAACAGCCTGATGATCGCGCTCACCAGCGCCGTGCTTGCTGCCGTCTTCGGCACAATGGCTGCGCTCGGCACGCAGCGCCTGAGCAGCCGCGGCCGCGCTATTTTCGATGGGCTCTTCGCCGCGGCGATCGTCGTGCCCGGCGTCGTCATCGGCATCGCCACGCTGGTGGCTCTGGTCGAGGTTTTCTCTTTCCTCAATCCGGCGCTCGCCTCAATCTGGCCGGGCGAAAAACCGCCGCAGCTCGGACTCGGCTACGGCTCGATCATCGCCGCCCACGGCCTGTTTTCGCTGGCACTGGTGACCATGATCGTCAAGGCGCGCATCGCCAGCCTCGGCCGCGATATCGTGGAAGCCTCGAGCGATCTCTACGCCACGCCGTTCACGACTTTCCACCAGATCGTTCTGCCGCAGATCCTGCCCTCAGTGCTCAGTGGTTTCCTGCTTGCCTTCACCTTCTCGTTTGACGATTTCATCGTCGCTTTCTTCGTCGCGGGCTCGAAGACGACCTTGCCGATCTACGTCTTCGCCTCGATCCGCCGCGGCGTGACTCCGGAAATCAACGCGATCGCGACGATGGTTCTGGTCGCCTCGCTGCTCCTGATCCTGATTGCCCGCGCACTGATGCGGGACAAGACAACAAAAGCGCATGCTGGGGGTAGATCATGATCCTGAAAGACCGGGTGGCCATCGTCACCGGCGCCGGCTCCGGCATCGGCCAGGCTGGGGCTGCGATCATGGCCCGCGAAGGCGCCCATGTGGCTGTCGCCGACCGGAGCGCCAAAGGCGCCGCTGAGACCGTTGCGATGATCTGCGATGCGGGCGGCAGTGCCGAGAGCCTCATCCTTGA encodes the following:
- a CDS encoding ABC transporter permease — translated: MRALVAFVYLFLYAPIALVVLFSFNAGRSASEFTGFSTAWYGKALGNTFLITALQNSLMIALTSAVLAAVFGTMAALGTQRLSSRGRAIFDGLFAAAIVVPGVVIGIATLVALVEVFSFLNPALASIWPGEKPPQLGLGYGSIIAAHGLFSLALVTMIVKARIASLGRDIVEASSDLYATPFTTFHQIVLPQILPSVLSGFLLAFTFSFDDFIVAFFVAGSKTTLPIYVFASIRRGVTPEINAIATMVLVASLLLILIARALMRDKTTKAHAGGRS